A window from Ictalurus furcatus strain D&B chromosome 16, Billie_1.0, whole genome shotgun sequence encodes these proteins:
- the LOC128620030 gene encoding uncharacterized protein LOC128620030 → MMENGCPRGTGFVSFSSPGEARKAILEMNGRLLGSRPVFVTPAQSKEEHVHTRLNTISSHSLQMQLQSVGEKSSRTRTQAERKPHRSPWMHRVMGNPGGYPREHRAQVGYTVDRVPIHRRAQSHTHSHTTDVPISLPADWTGGGNRSTRRKPPQQGRTCKLRTHRATAGIEPLTL, encoded by the exons ATGATGGAGAATGGCTGCCCCAGAGGCACTGGGTTTGTCAGCTTTTCATCTCCTGGTGAAGCCAGAAAGGCCATCTTGGAGATGAACGGCAGGTTGTTGGGCAGCAGGCCAGTGTTTGTGACTCCAGCTCAGAGCAAGGAGGAGCATGTCCACACAAGGCTAAACACAATATCCAGCCACAGC CTACAGATGCAGCTCCAGAGCGTAGGGGAGAAAAGCAGCAGGACAAGAACACAAGCAGAGCGCAAACCACACCGCAGCCCATGGATGCACAG ggtcatggggaatcctggaggctatcccagggagcatcgggcacaagttgggtacaccgtggacagggtgccaatccatcgcagggcccaatcacacacgcattcacacactacggacgtgccaatcagcctaccagctgattggactgggggaggaaaccgaagtacccggaggaaacccccgcagcaggggagaacatgcaaactccgcacacacagggccacggcaggAATCGAGCCCCTGACCCtgtag